The Schistocerca nitens isolate TAMUIC-IGC-003100 chromosome 2, iqSchNite1.1, whole genome shotgun sequence nucleotide sequence ATGGTGAAGCTGTGCAAAACGAACTACTGGCAATAGATTACCAAGCTGTGCAAAATGAACCAGTGGGAAAGAATTCAGAAAACAGTGATGCAGAATGTGCTGCTGCAGGAAAAGAAATTATGCATGATGCGAATAATGATGAAAAAGATGGTGCAGAAAACAGACATTCACAAAATGGGAACCAGTTGCAGGAGCAGAAAGAAGTAAACCAGTCATGTACTGACCAACCACAGTCTGGGCCATCGGGAGTTGTGCTCATTAAGGGTTTGCAATTGTCATCATCACCCACGGAGGCAGCAGCGTCACCTAAACACCTGGGCATACCATCTGAACAAATAATTTTGCCAGCTGCACAGTCACAAATGCGGCTGTCGTCTCCACCTGGGGAATCGTCTTCACCAGCAGTAAAATCAACTTCATCCACTATTAATAAACCTCCAGAACAATTGCAGCCTCTAAATGAGCTGCGACACACTGAGCAGCCACAAGTGGCCCGATCATCTTTACAGGCATCCTCGCCATCTATACAGCTTCCTATTTTGTCCAATGATCTGTATAACTCACCTGAAGCAAACCGACCATTACTTGTGCAACCAATTCCAGCTTATGTACAGCAAAACGCATCACCtccacacttgttacaaaaacaatCTAACCCTCTACAGTCTCCAAGACCTGATGTACAGACCATACAAATATCACCACCAGCTGTGCAAGGAAGCACATCATCAGGAAGATCAGATTTGTCATCTGCTCGAAAGTTTTCAATCAAGACAAATCCATCATGTACTTCCGTATCGAAGGACCATGCAGTCGAGAAGGTGAACTCTCTGACATTGTCTGGCAAGCCTATGCCCATACAGCTTGCACTGCCACACTCACCATTGGTACAGCCGGCAGCATCAGCAGTGACAAATGAGTTGCCTCTAGATCAAGTTGAGCACCAGCCAGTACCATCTGTTTCCATCACTACAGTGTGTGATAAATCACTAGAGCCATCTATGCAACTGCTTGTTTCACCAATTCCATCCCCAACGCAGAAAAAAAGGGATCAAGTCTCTGATGACGGTACATCAGCTACACAGCTGTCATCAGCTTCAACATCGAGCCCAACTACTCCATCTTCACAAGCAAATTCCTCACAGCCTCCCACTGCTAGTCCACCTGCTGGGAGGCACCAGGTCCAATATCCACCTATGGCGGTGGGGCAAGACTCTCCTCTGCAGTTACCGGAATTTTCATCACCAGAGCATCAGGTCCAATCTCCACCTACGGCTGTGGGGCAAGACTCTCCTCTGCAGTTACCTGAATTTTCAATGTCATTACTGTATCCTCGGTCACCTGAACTGAGTGGAGTAGCGACAAAATCTAAAGCGATTGTAAAGAGGAGCAGAGAGCCATGGGACCACAAAGGCCTATTTCAATTTGTAGCTTCCTTTGCTTTTAGCTTGCCACGCCACATTTGGATTCAGCGGAGAGAAGGTGAGCCTAGACGAAGTGTTCGGATTGCTGAAAAGCTGAAGGCCAAAAGATATTTCCTGCGTCCAAGATTCCCTGCTAAGAGAGGAACTGGTGAATGAAGTGTCTGATAGCATACTAAAATATACATGAAGTGTGTGTGCATTTCTATTGCTCATGCTAAAGTGAACAGCTGTTATTCCTAAGAGATGTCACGTGAGGTTTCTGTCATTGTAAGACAATTATTGTATGTGTGACTTGTGTTGTAAGTTTGTCTTATATTAAGTTTACAGTCCTTCACCTGTGTTGTGCTGCACGCAATACTTTTGACCTGTCCCatttgtgtatgtgtgcatgggaAGAAAACGTAAGGAATCGATTCAGGGGTGTGCGTAAATAATATTATTGACATGACACTTTCTGTGaaaagtttaatcttttattttgtgataacacattGGTTGTGACTTTCTTTCATATTTGGAACtaatattattaataatgaaaatagACTGAGTATACTGTTGTAATATGACTTAAATATATTTGAGAATCAATAAAATATAAGTTATAATTTTTTATGTAGCATAAAATTCTCATACGTTATTGATTTCCATTTTCAGTATTGGTATGTTTCAGCTTATACATTAGGCTTTATTTGGAAGTCATGGCTATGAGTGAATTAAAGGTACATATGTCACCTGCTTTATTCATTCAGCTTATTAGTGGATCAGAGATACTGGTCTCCATAACCACATTTGGTAATGCTCCTGTGTGTGGTGCTGTTTAGTGTGGAGCTATCTGGTTTGAATCCTGGAACTGAAAGAAATTTCCATAATTAGAATTCGGCTGACAAGGGAAAGACAGATGGACGCATAAAGTTCAGTACCACCACATTTCGTACCAAAGAACCTAGTTTAAGTTCCAAATCTCTCTAAGATGTATCATTAATGTTGTCATTGGATGAGGACTTTAGCTGAGGCAGTAGTTCTTTCATGTGAGAGAAATAGGTTATGTGATGCTAGCAGTTTCCTTTTATAGCTGTCCTGCCATcatcgacaacaacaacaacaacacaaaattgcAACACTACAGCCTACACGACTCATCACATACACCAAAAATACATGTCTGACCACataatgaagcaaacagcttgcagcATGTAATCAACCACACAGAAAGTTAGGTACTTTCCAAGTTTTAAAGCAAAATTGTTGGAAAATGTTTTATGATCTTGCAGGAATCATCAAAAAAGCAATAGATGTTTCTGAGTGATGTAATATTACTTGCAATAATACCACTTATATATCAAAACAATGAGTCAGATAATGGACGCTATTTCCATAGTGTAGATGGTGAAACACTATGGATGAGGTTTATAAAATCTGCTTGTATTAGGAAAGAATTCGTAAAGCAGCTCTGAATTGTTATAAAAGTCTCGTTCATGCAGATATTAGAGCAATTCTCACACATGTTAGTTGCCAGATATTATAGCAAATTCTGCAATGTGATTTTATTTTTGACCTTAACAATACTGTCTAAAAATACATGGAATGGGACGATATATTGATCATTAAACAACTGATGTAATGAGTTTATCCATAATACATATGCAGTCCTACTCAGTGACAGTGTAGTGGTTGTTGCAAGTATATAATTGTTAATTTATGCTAGTGGTGAGTGTGTGAAGACTGATACaatgtttaatataaaattttctaaaaataaaatGGTGTTGTTGCACTAAATTGTAATTTCATATAAACTGCTGTAATATAATTATTTACTGCAATGTGTACTATAGTGCAAAATGTTTGTATGTTTTTAATTAGACTGTTTTAACAATTTTCTGCATATTTTACGTTTTTTAAGTGTATCAAATGTAGCAGATCAGTGAATAAAACAGAATTCTCATATTGCTGTGCTTCCTTTTACTAATCATACTTGGTAGCAGTGATCTGGATGAACTGGTTTGCCTTGACCTTTTCCTGAAAATGCTGGTAATGTTTTATACAGTGTCTCTTCCATGTCAGTTTCCAGTCAAATTATCTCATTGTATTTTACCTTCATCCAAAATACTTACTGGAATCTTCTGTAGTGCAACATATCTATTACTTTCATTTTCCATTCTTGTTTCCAAGGGTACACAACTCATATCCATGACCCTCCTAAAACGTCTCATAGTATTTGTTCATGACTCTTATCTAGTTTCAACTCTCCTGACAATACCCCTGTTTCAGTAGATTAGGTTGCTTCTAAAAAGTTTGTTTTGCCTCAGCAACTCATTTTTAATATATGTTGGACTAATGTTGTTTGCTACTGTGCTGTCCGAATAACACATTACATTTACTTGTTTTACAAAAGTGTATCAGAATTTTGAGGTTTGCTTTGATATTTAATTTATCTGTGgcaaatatttcagttttgttgTATGAAACAGTACTTTTGCTCAATAAACTAAAATAATctcaaaaagtgaaatgaaattacCGCCAAGTTTTAGCCTTCTGTTTTTTTAGTTATACTACAGTATTGTCTGTATCAGTATTAAGTAGGTAGGTTCAGAGAGGGCAGTACTGTTTTTACACTTTTGAGTATTTTCATCCCTTTTGTATACTCTGCTTTTTGTAAACATTCTTTTCCAACCTTTGATCTCTCCAGTTCTATTATATAACTATTACTGCCTTCCACTTCCAAAACGCAAATTTCGTCTTCTGAAAGATGTCAGTCTTAGTTGCTATTTTCTCTTTAACAGCCTTCAGTTAAATCTTTAAGAATAGAATATTACAGGCAGGTTCCTATAGTTTGAGCAATGATTAGTGTTTTCATGTTACATTATGGTGATACCTTAATTTCATAAGTTCTACCAAAAATTCATATTGCTTCATTAATCTGTTCTTTTGTCTTATCATCAAGGTATATTCTATAGGCATTTTGTCTGGGTGTTTAGGTATTCCAAGGTGACGTGCTTTACATTATTtgttcttttttattgttattatagtCTTACTTCTCTGGAGGTGTTAACAATTTTCTTCATACAGTTCCAGAATACACACTcttgagacaaaaaaaaaagacgtacCATGAAGCAGTTACCCAAATGGCATGTTAATTgggtgatttacatgtacagacaaacaaatgattacaatttcagaaaaattggatgatttattcaagagaaagaacttcacaaattgagcaagtcaataacacatcagtccatctctggcccttatacaagcagtaatccgccttgtcattgattgacaaagttgttggatgtccttcctgAGGGATGCcatgccaagttctgtccaattgacgcattatatcgtcaaaatcccgagctgtttggagagccctgtccataatgctccaaacgttcttaattgcAGGAAGGTCTGGCGACCTGTCTGGCCAAAttgtggtttggcaagcacgaagacgagcagtagaaattcGTCATgtacaggtgggcattatcttgctgaaatgtaactccaggatagcttgccatggagGACTACAAAACGTGGCGCGAAATAACGCAGATATACCACTGTGCCATGGGGTTGCcatggatgacagccaaaggggtccttcGATGAAATCAAATGGTACTCCAGACCAAGGATACTGGTTGTAGGGCCGTTTGGTgggtgacaggttggtatcccaccactaacACTTGTTCGCTGGTCACTGAGGCTCCGTTAGATATGCGAcccatcattgaagacaattctactgttGTCAATGAGATAGGccaaaaacgtgtctggagacgctgtaGACAATGGCAGGATACCAGTCACATTGTCGCCAGCCATATGGCCTGACAGCCTGGAATGTTGGTTGAGGGTGCAATTACTTTTAACAGTTGGACCACTTTGGTTTGTCATctgtggcactcttacagcacaacaCTATGTGGTCGATATGCTTGTTTTTCccccttcatggcaatccatcctggttatccatttcagcaagacaatgtccacccacacacatggcgagagtttccgctgtttgtcttcgtgcttgccaaactctacctcagGCTGCAAGGTCATTGGATGTGTCCCTAATTGAGAATGTTTGTAGCCTTGTGGGAAGGTCTGTACAAACAACTCAGTACTTTGACACTCTATCGTACCAGTCTGACAGAATTGTTCACCATATCACTCAGGAGGTAATTCTACTGTTCTTATTAataaatgccaagccaaataattgcCTGCATAAGGGCTGGGGCAACATACCactgacatgctcaatttgtgaagctctttctcttgaatacgtcatacaatttttcttaaatgtaatcatctgtttgtctgtaaatgtacaacgcatctaccgatttccgtcccatttgattAATGCtttcgtggtgcatcttttttttttttttctcttaagaaTGTATCATCTCTCCTacagtttcacatttttatttgcagtgttttaCACAATTATCTTTTACTGTGATACTGTAGCTCTGAACACTGTACTTGTTCCCTGTCGTTCAGCCTTCTGCAGCTTCACTAGTTATTTGTATCTTATCTTTTGCTGCATAGTACTTCAGTACCATTTTAacttttttgtaacaagtgcagtATATATTCTTCCTGCTCTATTTCATTGTCTTACACGAGTCAATATTTTTTGTGTCAAATGATCTTTGTGCCTCAATATTCTTTTTTTGAATGTTCCATATTGTTTTGGTAATtcattctgttagtgtatcaagaTTATGGTATGTTGTTCATGCTGTCTGTCAGAGTCCTGTATTCCCTTATTGTGTCATGATTTAAGTCTTTCTACACAAAATTTAGGTTGACTTTTTATTAATGTAGTGTTAAATAAAAGACTCGATTTAATTTTGTTCCTGTTCCTTTATTTAGATGGAATACAGTTTACGTGCTGTTGCTGTTATCTCCTGGTGATTTCCATGTATGTGGTTAACTGTGAGGAGCTACAATTCATGTATTTGTTACTGCCATTTCACAATTGCTACAACATTCTAATCCCTGTACCTCCACAGTTACTATTTCCTTAATAATTTTTTCCATTTAGCTTTACAAATTTTTTGTTGCCTAAGGAATCGTTAGTCTCCTATTATCTTGAAAATATTGTTTTTTTGTTTCAAGTAATTATTTAATTTGGTCATAAATGCATTAGTCATACAGTTTAAGGAGAAGTTACAAGACAATGTTACAGTGCCATTATACTGACGGCAAGAACACCTCTGCACTAGCTCACGTGAAGGTAAAAAATATATTTATCTTAATACGAATAGTGGACTAGGTAGATGTAGTTGGTCAGGACATGGATGAAACAAATTTTATGCGACACATTAGACGAATTCATGATAAATAAAATTACAGTCCTGGAATTCCACCAGAACACAAATTCATTTCATCCAATCTTATAAAAAATGTGTACACAAAAGGTAACAAGTCAGAACAACTAAACGGAAATTGGTATTTTAAACCTAAAAGTGTAAGTTACTGTTCAGTACGTCAAGATGACAGTTTCGACAATTCACTATTTAGTTATATTTATTTGGTTATGTATTTGTTAGTATAAATAAGTCAGCTGTGTCGCAGGCAGTGCAATTCATTCTCAACTTACCAACAGAATGGATTAACTATTGACTTTAACGTGAAGACTTTCACAGTCGCATTTTTTCTCAGTATTTAACAGCTGGTGATCAAACAGTAGGTCACAGCTTCATTGAAGCTGTCAGCAGACACTGTACTTTAACGCACATCGTAAAATTAAGACATCCCTATGCTCCAGTCTTGGTGCGCGTTTAAGCTAGGTAGAAAGTGAAGCAGGAATAGTAATTGCAATTTTATCACTGCATGTAGAACTCTGCTCTGCGAACACAGAACCTTAGTACGACTGCaaattcttgttttctgacatgttagCCAAAACGTTTCCAATAGTCTGTGCATCAAGaggtattatttctttatttctagttgCAAACCTGATTTTATTGACTTTAACGGTGTTTGAAGCACAGAACTATCAGattagcacaatatttcaataCGTGATTTGATAACTTTCACATAACAAGATTAATTAGTTCCCTCACACGAGCTAAGAATTCTGCGATTAGTCTTgcaattttcttcctgtaaatggATAGAGATAACTATGactaatttattaattaaaattcaGAAGATGTGTTTTCTGTGTGTATCCAACAGAACGAAAAGTCATTTGCAACATTATTCCCGAAATCCATGACATTTTATACTGTACACATCTCCTTGGTCTTAGagtacagggttattcataagtacctccagaGTTTCAGAAGGCAACTTCGCTAAAGCTGTAAGACATTCTTAAAATACGTCGAGTGTATTCACAGTTGAGAATACAAGGGAGTGACGACAATGAATGGATTCCCCACTTAAagtgagcagtcgccttaaccccGCACAGCGAGATCAAAACTTCAATATGTCATCGTTCCTGCATCATAACCTGTACTTGTACACACACTGTATGGTTCCCATACAGGGTAGAGCATCTTAATTGAAAATTCCTCCCTGGTATCGGCGGATGTAAAACAGAGACATATCAAATCAAATAACAGAACATCTCTCCAAGGTTTTAGCTGGTATTACAGGTGCATGCTTGAGAGATATGGGGTTGAGGGGGTGCGGGGAAGGAACAGCATGTGCGTGCAATTGATTGACGTTGCTGCTGCTCCTATGATAGCTTTGGAAAACTATTTATTAGGTTGTCTATCTCCAGGCACGAACCAACTTGATGCGACAGTACAGTGCGGATGATTTCTCTACGTCGTCTGCTGATACTCCTGTCGCTATGCCATAGTGCGTATTATGAATCCAAACCCGGAACAGATGTTCTATTCATTTTTCTtcgcgcagtcgtcttctgaaaccccagaGGTATTTACGAATAATCCCATACACACATGTAATATCCATAAGTGCAGATTATATTTCTGCTGCAACTAATGGCACAGTTTTTCACGATAATTGAATGAATTAGTAAGGCATAAGTGAAGATAAAGCAGAATCAATTTTCTAATCACTCTATCAAAGTCCTTATCACACTTTAATTTTGAAATCATAAACTACATGTATACACCTCAAATCACTATGAAGAGCGTAACAAGATACATCTCATTCTACCAGTTACGAGGGCTTTTTCCTGTTCCGATAATTCATGGATCGCGAGAAGAACGATCGCTTAAATGACTCTGCTTGCAATAATTAATCTAACCTTGTCATCGCGATGCCCAAGGGAGCGATACATAGGCGGTTGTAATATATTCTTAGATTTGTCACTTAAAGTTGGGTCTAGAAACTTTATAACTAGGTTTGCTTGCGACAGTTTGCACCTCTGCACGAGTGTCtggcagttcagttctttcagtatcttccTCCCATGGGCAGAACAAACCTGTGATTGTtcgttctgcccttctttgtatctgTTAACATCCTGTGTTAGTACTCTTTGGTAAGTGTCCTATGCAATTGACGAATATTGTAGGATGGGTTTCATGAGTCTTTTGTAAGTAGTGTCCTTTGTAGAGTACGTCTCCCTATTGTTCTACCAATGAAGCACAGTCTGCACCTGTTTTACCTATGACTGAGACTGGAAATAGTGTGAGCTTACCGGCTCCAACTGTTACTGACTGTAGACATAGGATACTATGTgttttcgttttttgaagtgcagaattttacatttctgaacatttaaagtaacttgccagtttttgcaccactttgaaattttatcaagatttgagtatttgtgcagcttctttcagacagtatttcattataaatAGCTACACGATCAACGAAAATATAgaagttaatattgtctgcaaggtcatgaaaatgcaacatgaacagcaagggtctcagcacactcccctggggcacatcCGAATTTATTTCTACACCTGCTGATCACTCTTCATCCAAACTACAGCAGAAATGTCATTGCATTTTGCGCTAGTTTGAACGCAGTTTGTTTCTCTCCAGAAATCTGGAACAATGGCTGTAATACTCTCGTGAGGGCAGAGCCAGCaagtattttcttttaatttttagtgATACATAATGACCGCCGTGTACTTAGGCAACAAATGAAAGATAAGGATCTTTGGTCGGTGTGCTTACACGGCTGCAGTTCGACAGTGGTGTTACATAGGGAGCACTATTTTTCATCAGATACGTTCATCCAATGAAATTCTTCCATCCAAAAACTTCGCACAGCCATCCAGGTTGTCCAATCAAGATAAGGCTTATGGACCGGATCATCCAATCATAGTAAGCCTTAGCTACTTTGTAGTGACAACACAGTTACCATACGCACGCCCACATGATGTGAACTGTGATGTATACCACGAcagcaaacatctacatctacatctacctggatactatgcaaatcacattcaagtgtcaccttcacaattctctattattccaatctcgtatagcgcggaaagaataaacacctatatctttccgtgtgatctctgatttcccttattttatcgtggtgatcgttcctccctatgtaggtcggtgtcaacaaaatattttcacattcggagaagaaagttggtgattggaatttcgtgagaagattccgtcgcaacgaaaaacgcctttctcttgatgatttccagcccaaatcctgtatcatttctgtgactctctctccaatgtttcacgatagtacaaaacgtgctgcctttctttgaactttttcagtgtgctccgtcagtcctaccaggtaaggatcccacaccgcgcagcagtattctaaaagaggacagacaagcgtagtgtaggcagtctccttagtaggtctgttacattttctaagtgtcctgccaataaaacgcagccctaggttagccttccccacaacattttctatgtgttctttccaatttaggttgttcgcaattgtaatggctaggtatttagttgaatttacggcttttagattagactgatttatcgtgtaacggaagtttaacgaatttcttttcgcactcgtgtggatgacctcacacttatcgttatttacggtcaactgccacttttcgcaccattctaaatcgttttgcagtttgttttgatcttatgatgactttattagtcgataaacgacagcatcgtctgcaaacaaccgaagacggctgctcagattgtctcccaaatcgtttatatagataaggaacagcaaagggcctataacactaccttggggaacgcctgaaatcacttctgttttactcgatgactttccgtcaattactaccaatTGTGACCTCTGTCTGACAGGaactcacaaatccagtcacataactgagactccataagcacgcaattttactactagccacttgtgtggtacagtgtcaaaagccttccggaaatccaggaatacggaatcggtctgaaatcccttgtcaatagtactcagcacttcatgtgaataaagagctagttgtgtttcacaagaacgatgttttctaaacccatgttgactgtgtgtcaatagaccgtttcttcgaggtaattcataatgttcgaacacaatatatgttcttaaaccctgctgaatatcgacgttaacgatatgggcctgtaatttagtgcattactcctactacctttcttgaatgttggtgtgacctgtgaaactttccagtctttggatacggatctttcgtcgagcgaacggttgtatatggctGTTAAGTATGaagtatcagcatactccgaaaggaacctaattggtatacagtctggaccagaagacttgcttttattaagtggtttgagttgattcactactccgaggatatttgcttctacgttactcatgttggcagctgttctcgattcgaattctggaatatttactttgtcttcttttgtgaaggcatttcggaaggctgtgtttagtaaatcagcttcggcagcactgtcttctatagtatctccattgttatcgccgctaacatacttcacatacggccagaatctctttagattttctgccaggtctcgagacaaagtttcgttgtggaaactgttataggcgtcttgcATTGAACTTCGCGCTACGTTTCGAGCTTATGTAAagaatcgccaatcttggggattttggcatgtttgtttcgttgtttctgcaacagttttttgtaccaaggaggatcagctccgtcgtttgttactttatttggtataaacctctcaactgctgctgatactatttctttgaatttaagctacatTTGGTCTAAActgacattattaatttggaatgagtggagattgtctctcaggaaggcgtcaagtgaatttttatctgcttttttgaatagctatATTTTTCGCTCATTttccgaggatttggggattacagtattcaatctcgctacgacaaccctgtgtttactaatccctgtatcggttttgatgctggttattaactcaggattatttgttgctaagaggtcccgtgtgttttcacaaccgtttactattcgcttgggctcatcaactaactgctcgaaataattttcagagaatgagtttaacacaatttcggatgatattttatgtgtacctccggaattaaacatgtattttcggcaacatatcgagggtaaattaaagtcaccaccaactattaccgtatgagtcgggtacgtgtttgaaattaaactcaagttttctttgaaccttccagcaactgtatcatctgaactgggaggtcggtaaaaggatccaattattgaaatgataattaaatagacaccctagctgcaaacaggcgttgatatacttcactggggacatgttgaaaatgtgtgctccgaccgggaatcgaacccgggatctcctgcttacatggcagacgctctatccatctgagccatcgagggcacagaggatagtgcgtctgcagggacttcttatgtgaacgcacacgctatgcccgaactcgtacgggacttggtagattaatctgccacgagtaatgagtatgatgggcaaacatgtattaggcgcactacgaatgtagtggtgtggacatgttgggaatgtggatctcacggggagtgtgcaagggataagtccctgcagacgcactatcctctgtgccctcggtggctcagatggatagagcgtctgccatgtaagcaggagatcccggattcgagtcccggtcggggcacacattttcaacatgtccccagtgaagtatatcaacgcctgtttgcagctaggctgtctatttaattatcatttcatttctagcaaagctgcatggtcatccacggtatgtgttctttcgggaacagatactaccgtcatatatagatccaattattattttattccggttgccaacaatgacctctgtccatactaactcacaggaagaatctacttcaatttcgcgacaagttaaactacttctaacagcaagaaaaacaccaccgccaaccgtgtttagcttgtcttttcggaacaccgttaggttcttggcAAAaacttcggctgagcttatatccggccttagccatctttcagtgcctataacgatttgagcatcagtgctctggtactttccctacacagctacgacaatttacaactgttataccaatggttcctgtatctatgtgcttcctgtgttcagcttgcaccctttgtgactgaatcccatcttgtgttttcccgagaccctctaacctaaaaaaccgctcagcCCACGCCAcaaagcccctgctacccgtgtagccgcctcctgcgtatagtggacacctgacctattcagcggaacccgaaacccgaccaccctttggcgcaagtcgaggaatctgcatcctacacggtcgcagaaccgtctgagcctctgattcaggccctccactctgctctgtaccagaggtccgcaatcggtcctgtcgactacccTGCAAATggccagctctgctttcatcttgcaagtaagactggcagcctttacca carries:
- the LOC126236496 gene encoding uncharacterized protein LOC126236496, with the protein product MLGSRFDAVPSNKEEGFDELLLLFRETAGSEWPSEARDFGADDTGVLAYRSRWRAPRCDKDAEDASTQEPDSTTDDGEGSGTSPLNVSASESVFSNQLRATVSILNGQPQQDTEMSAAWTCPPPVAGSSAPSTRNSTYATPFPSTEKASYSLQTPDDLNRAHSSRNGSVFDIPIAGSSTQTSSRSVCYMPPSLIGNTVSGRGEFFENDQPTDLSLPKIAPRDVEPVHAAEKDSNHDHPADFPTSKKLPNVCNKIKDDVHGNQRPPTPCPGPDMRENYQYQQTPPPGYPPFVVMGPPNVPYHASSAVMVGEDGSFMVLHSIVVPPPVTPFVFPVWQPEMCERGSNVLHEEIVLYEFSDVSDEDELEQNHRPKIIEIQDGQAVQNELLAIEYHAVKNEPLEEDGEAVRNELLAIDYQPLQNEPLQEDGEAVQNELLAIDYQAVQNEPVGKNSENSDAECAAAGKEIMHDANNDEKDGAENRHSQNGNQLQEQKEVNQSCTDQPQSGPSGVVLIKGLQLSSSPTEAAASPKHLGIPSEQIILPAAQSQMRLSSPPGESSSPAVKSTSSTINKPPEQLQPLNELRHTEQPQVARSSLQASSPSIQLPILSNDLYNSPEANRPLLVQPIPAYVQQNASPPHLLQKQSNPLQSPRPDVQTIQISPPAVQGSTSSGRSDLSSARKFSIKTNPSCTSVSKDHAVEKVNSLTLSGKPMPIQLALPHSPLVQPAASAVTNELPLDQVEHQPVPSVSITTVCDKSLEPSMQLLVSPIPSPTQKKRDQVSDDGTSATQLSSASTSSPTTPSSQANSSQPPTASPPAGRHQVQYPPMAVGQDSPLQLPEFSSPEHQVQSPPTAVGQDSPLQLPEFSMSLLYPRSPELSGVATKSKAIVKRSREPWDHKGLFQFVASFAFSLPRHIWIQRREGEPRRSVRIAEKLKAKRYFLRPRFPAKRGTGE